Part of the Pseudodesulfovibrio mercurii genome is shown below.
GCGGCACACGGCCTCGCGCATGAGTTCGCAGATGGTCATCGGCGGGCTGGCGGGCATCGGCGGGGCCGTGGTCGGGGCCAAGTACGGCGGGGCCTGGGGCACCCTGGCGGGCGGCCTGGGCGGGCTCGGGGCCGGGCTGCTCCTGGCCTCCTACAGCCGCGACGACGAGCGCCAGGCCGACGCCCTGGGGCTGGAATACATGACCAAGGCCGACTACAACCCCGAGGGCATGGTCGGGCTCATGGAGATGCTCAACGAGCAGCACTCCCGCGAGCCCAGCGCCCTGGAGGTCATGTTCGCCACCCACCCCATGAGCTCCGAGCGGCTGGCCACGGCCAAGCAGGCCGTGAGCAAGCAGTATTACGGGGCGCGGAAGTACGCCTTCTACCGCGAGCGGTACATGGACAACACCGCGGACCTGCGCAAGCTCGGCCCGGCCATCCGCGACATGCAGGACGCGGAAAAGCTCGGCGGCGAAAAGAAATACGGCCCGGCGGAAGAGAAGATGGACACGGCCCTGGGCCTGGCCCCCAACGATTACACCGGCCTGTTGCTCATGTCCAAGATCCTGATCGCCCAGGAAAAATATGACAAGGCCCTGCCCTATGCCGAGCACGCCAGGGAGGTCTATCCCGGCGAGGCCCAGGCGGGCCAGGTGGCCGGGGTGCTCCAGCTCAAGGCCAAGGAGTACGACAAGGCCTACGCCAGCTTCGAGGCCTACGACAAGGCCCTGCCCGGCAACCCCTACGCGGGCTTCTACAAGGGCATGGCCCAGGAGGGCATGGGTCGCCGCCGTGAGGCGGCCGAGGAGTATTACGCCTTCCTCAAGCAGGTGAACCAGGGGGAGCAGGCGCAGCACGCCTACAACCGCCTCGTCGAATGGGGGTACGTGAAATAGCGGCTGGCCCGCTCTCCCAAATCTATTCCGGGGACGGGTGTGCGACGGGAAGAGAGAGCCGCTACGGATGCCTGCGGCATCCGGGTCGCTCCATGGCGGGGGCGTTGAAAGGAGCCTTGGGCTCCTTTTTGTTTGGTCAAGCCAGCAGTTGTCGGCGGATCTGTTCGGCGAAGCCGTCGGCGTCCGGGCCCAGGGGGAGGAGGTCGATGTCCTGGGGGCGGGTCACGCCGATGCGGGCCTCCACGGCGCGGCGAATCTGCTCCTGGGCGAAGATCGGGCCCCGTTGGACCTCGGGGGTGGTGCCGCTAAGGCGGAGGATGGCCACGCCCACCGCGTCCATGGCCACGGGGTCCGTGCCCGCCAGGATGGTGTTGAAGGCCACCTCGGTGCCGCGATGGGGGCCGCCGTCCACGAAGGCGGTCATGGCGTCCATGAGGATCAGGTCGTGGCGGAAGGCCTGGCTGATCTCGGCGATGAGGGTGCGTTGCAGGCGGGAGCCGTGCAGCTCGGCCATGTAGTTGTAGCCGCTTTCGGGGTCGTGCTTGGCGATGGCGCCCACGGCGTTCTTGAGGGACATGGTGAAGTGCCCGCCGAACTGGTGGGTCTTGAGGCAGCAGGTCTGGACCACCTTGTCCGCCTCGGCGAAATGGCGTTCCAGGAGGAAGCCGCGCTTCCAGTGGGTGCACGGCGGGGTGCGGCGCACGAAGCCGTCCGCGCCGAGCCCGTCCATGACCACCACGTCGAAGCCCACGGTCTCGGCCGTGTGGTTCACGTTCATGCGGCGCAGGACCGAGGCGGTGTCGCCCATGCCGCTGCGTTCGACCAGGGTCATGGGTCCCGCGCCCGCGTCCTTGAGGGTCCGGGCCAGGGTGCGCAGGGTGTCCGGGTGGGTGGAGGCCGGGAACGGGTCCGCGCTGTTGTAGTTGGCCTTGAGCGCCACGGACGCGCCCCGGAAGCCGGTCAGGTCGAACTCGGCCAGGGCCGTCTCGATGCCCGCCACCCGGTTGTCGGTGCGGACCAGCACGACCCTGGCGCGCGGCCGCGACTCGGCCGCCCCGGCCGGTCCGATCCCGGCCAGCAACCCGGCGCCCAGGCCCAGGATGGCCTTGACGCAGCGCCGCCGGTTCATCCGTGTTTCAAGAGATCGCATAGCAGGTCCTCCACGTTCGCAGATTACGGACAACCCCGGCATCTGTAAAGCGGACCACGCCGAAGGGTCCCCCTCCCCAAGGACCGGGAGCACGTGCGCCGGGGACGGAACCAGCGGGTGCAGGCCATAATCCGGCCGTCCCGGCCGCCGGTTCGCCCGCGGGCGGATCAGTGGACCGTGTTCTTGTAGATCTTCCCATCCTTCATGATGACCAGGAAGTTGTTGTCCGGATCCGCAACCAGGTCGAGATTTTCCAACGGGTTGCCCTCCACCAGTATCAGGTCGGCAAGGGCGCCTTCCCTGACCACGCCCAGTTCGCCCGGATACGGGTCGCGCGGTCCGCAGAGCTTGAGCAGTTCGGCGTTGTCACGGGTGGCCATCTTCAGGGCTTCAAAGGGCGTGTACCACCGCTTGAGCTTGGCCAGGAACTTGCCCTGCTTGGCGGCCAGGGCGGGATCGAACAGCATGTCGGTGCCGAACGCCGTCTTGACCTTGTACTTCTTGGTATACTCGACAGCGGTGTCCAGTCCCTTGACCGCCTGTTCGTATTTGGCCTGGCTGCGGGGATTGTCGAACACGAAGGCGTCCTCGTCATTCATCAGCGGCTGCATGCTCCACCATACGCCCTTTCGGGCCATGAGCTTCGCGGTGTCCTTCTCGATGAAGAACCCGTGCTCCACCGACATGGCCCCGGCCTCGACCCACTGCCTGATGGCGGCATCGGTGTTGACGTGGATCATGACGTAGGTGTTCCACGTCCTGGCCACGTCGCAGACCGCCTTGGCCTCCTCGAAGGTATATTCCGTGACGTCCAGCGGATCGTATGCGGAGCTGACGCCGCCACCGGCATGCGCCTTGATCTGGCTGGCCCCCATGCGCAGGATTTCGCGGGTGCGCTTGATCACTTCCGGCACGCCGTCCGCGATGAACGAATGCGTCCGCTGCAAGTAGTTGTATGAGGCGGTCGGCTTTTCAGGCACGGCGTTCGGGCCGCGAAAATCGCCGTGCCCGGAGGTCTGGCCGATATACGGACCGGAAGGATAGATTCGCGGGCCGTCGACCAGCCCCTCGTCGATGGCCCGCTTGACGCCGAAGACGTTGCCGCCCGCGTCGCGTACCGTGGTGAAGCCGCGCAGCAGCGTCTCCCGCGACCCCTCGGCGGCGGCGATGGCGAGATAGCCCAGGTCGGTATTCATCATGGTACTGATGGTTCTGACGGCGAACATGGTGTGCCAGTGGGCGTCGATGAGTCCGGGCATCAGGGTGCGCCCCTTCCCGTCGATGACGTTGACCTTGACCGCATGCCTCTCCATCTTCACGGGATCGTAGATCATGACGTCCACGGCGCCGCTTGACATGAAATCGCAGGAATGGGTCTTTCCGGCCTCGGCCCGCCGCAGGCCGCCCGTCTTGACGTCGATCTCATAGGTGTCGGCCACCTCGATCTCCTCGGCTATCTTCTTGATACGATTCCCGACCACAAGGACGTCGTAATCCTCCAGGAGTTTCTCCCGCTCCCCGTCGAAGATGTTGACGTTCTTGAACAACGTCACTTCCGCCGGGATGTCGTATTGTTCGGCAAAAGCCGCCGAGGCAAGCGCAACCAGGAGCACGAACGCCGCCAACCCAAAGATACTCCTTCTCATCCCTCACTCCTTGCGTCTGGCATTGCCGTATCGGTATACTGTCTGACAATCAGTAGTTTGATACAGGAAGTCAAGCGACAAGCCGGGACCGCAACCGGTACCCGCCAAGCGAAATCGCCGGACACGGACCGGCAACGGACACGCAACCGCGCCCGCACCACCCGCGAAGCGGCACCGAAAAGTTTAGGAAAGGAAGGGGATGGGGGTCCGGGGGAAGGGGAAGGAAAACCCTTTGAAAAGGGCTTTTCCTTCCCCTTCCCCCGGCCGCCGGAGGCGCGGCGGCCTTAGCCGCCGCACTTGGTGTATGCGCAGGATTTGCAGATGTGGCAGCCTTCCTCGAAGACCAGGGGCTCGCCGCATTCGGGGCAGAGCTCGCGGTTGAGGGAGGCGACCTGGCCGTCCACGTGGTCGCCGCTGAGGTAGCGGGACTCGAACACGTAGGCGATGGCGTCCGGGATGGACTTGACCAGGTGCTTCTTCATGAATTTCGGGTTCTCGCCGCCGATGCCCTTGAGCTGCTGGACGATCTCGCGGACCTCCACGCCGGAGCGCAGGGCCAGGGAGACCAGGCGGCCGATGGCCTCGGCCTTGGCGGTGATGGACCCGCCGGACTTGCCGATGGTGGCGAAGACCTCGAAGGGCTTGTTGTCCACCTCGTTGACGGTCAGGAAGAGCATGCCCAGGCCGGTGGGGATCTTCTGGGTGAAGCCGTAGATGACGTCCGGGCGGTCCTTGACGATGGACTTGCCCTGCTTGGCGGCTTCCTTCTTCTTGTCGCCGTCGCCGGTGCACAGGACCTGGGAGGTCTTGGAGCCGTCGCGGTACACGGTCACGCCCTTGCAGCCGTACTCGTAGGCCTTCCAGTAGATGTCCCAGATGTCTTCCTTGGTGGCGGAGTTGGGCAGGTTCACGGTCTTGGAGACCGCGTTGTCCGTGTATTTCTGAAAGGCGGCCTGCATCTTGAGGTGCCAGATGGGCTCGATGTCCATGGAGGTCACGTAGACGTGGCGCAGGTGCTCGGGCAGGTGGTCCATCTTCTTGATGGAGCCGACCTTGGCGATCTCCTCCATGAGCTTGCCGGAGTAGGCGTCGGCGGAATTGAGGGCGGCCTCGAAGTACGGGTTGGTCTCGACCAGCTTGTCGTTGTCCATGACGTTGCGCACGAAGCTGAGGGCGAAGAGCGGCTCCACGCCGGACGAGCAGCCCGCGATGATGGACAGGGTGCCGGTGGGCGCGATGGTCGTGGTCGTGGCGTTGCGGTACGGGCCGAGGTTGGCCTTGCCGAAGGTGGACTCGGGGTAGGCCGGGAACTGGCCGCGCTCGGTCGCCAACTGCTTGGAGGCGCTGCGCGACTCGGCCTGGACGAACTTCATGACCCGCTCGGCCATGTCCACGGCGGTCTGGGAGTTGTAGGGGATCTGCAGCTGGTAGAGCAGGTCGGCCCAGCCCATGACGCCCAGGCCGATCTTGCGGTTCTTGCCGACCATCTCGGTGATCTGGTCCAGGGGGTAGACCGAGGCGTCGATGACGTTGTCCAGGAAGCGCACGGACAGGTGGATGATGCGCTTGAGTTCGTCCCAGTCGATCTCCGAGTCCTTGCCGTTCCTGCCCTTGGCGAAGCACAGGCCGAGGTTGATGGAGCCGAGGTTGCAGGCCTCGTAGGGCAGCAGGGGCTGCTCGCCGCACGGGTTGGTGGACTCGATCTCGCCCAGCGCCGGGGTGGGGTTGTCGCGGTTGATGCGGTCCAGGAAGACGATGCCCGGATCACCGGATTCCCAGGCCTTCTGGACCAGGATGTTGAAGACGTCGCGGGCGTTCAGGGTGCCCACGGCCTCGCCGGTGTTGGGCGCGATCAGGTTGTAGTCGGCCTTCTCGTTGACGGCCTGCATGAAGGCCTCGGTCAGCCCCACGGAGAGGTTGAAGTTGTTCAGCTCGCCGTCGCGCTCCTTGGCTTTGATGAACTCCATGATGTCCGGGTGGTCGATGCGCAGGATGCCCATGTTGGCCCCGCGCCGGGTGCCGCCCTGCTTGATCTGCTCGGTGGCGCAGTTGAAGATCTTGAGGAAGGACAGGGGGCCGGAGGCCACGCCGCCGGTGGAGCCGACCACCGAATCCTTGGCCCGCAGCCGGGAAAAGGCGAAACCCGTGCCGCCGCCGGACTTGTGGATCATGGCCGCGTGCTTGACCGCGTCGAAGATGCCCTCGATGTCGTCCGCCACGGGCAGGACGAAGCAGGCCGCCAGCTGGCCCAGGTCCGTGCCCGCGTTCATCAGCGTGGGGGAGTTGGGCAGGAAGCGGTAGGAGGTCATCAGGTCGTAGAAATCCCGGGCCAGTTTGGCGGGTTTGACAGTGGACCGTTCGTACTTGGCCTCTTCGGCGGCGATGGCCGAGGCCACCCGCCAGAACAATTCCTTGACGGTCTCGTAGACCACCCCTTCCGTATCCTTGCGCTGGT
Proteins encoded:
- a CDS encoding M48 family metalloprotease, with product MKPMTIRSRLSRRDFLKAGAMTVVGAGVAGCAKNPVTGQSQFMLVSEEQEIRMDRQAAPQQLSNDYGTTQDTFLNDYVSGVGRSLADVSHRPQMPYNFHVVNANYVNAYAFPGGTVACTRGILLNVDNEAEMAGLLGHEIGHVNARHTASRMSSQMVIGGLAGIGGAVVGAKYGGAWGTLAGGLGGLGAGLLLASYSRDDERQADALGLEYMTKADYNPEGMVGLMEMLNEQHSREPSALEVMFATHPMSSERLATAKQAVSKQYYGARKYAFYRERYMDNTADLRKLGPAIRDMQDAEKLGGEKKYGPAEEKMDTALGLAPNDYTGLLLMSKILIAQEKYDKALPYAEHAREVYPGEAQAGQVAGVLQLKAKEYDKAYASFEAYDKALPGNPYAGFYKGMAQEGMGRRREAAEEYYAFLKQVNQGEQAQHAYNRLVEWGYVK
- a CDS encoding DUF362 domain-containing protein, coding for MRSLETRMNRRRCVKAILGLGAGLLAGIGPAGAAESRPRARVVLVRTDNRVAGIETALAEFDLTGFRGASVALKANYNSADPFPASTHPDTLRTLARTLKDAGAGPMTLVERSGMGDTASVLRRMNVNHTAETVGFDVVVMDGLGADGFVRRTPPCTHWKRGFLLERHFAEADKVVQTCCLKTHQFGGHFTMSLKNAVGAIAKHDPESGYNYMAELHGSRLQRTLIAEISQAFRHDLILMDAMTAFVDGGPHRGTEVAFNTILAGTDPVAMDAVGVAILRLSGTTPEVQRGPIFAQEQIRRAVEARIGVTRPQDIDLLPLGPDADGFAEQIRRQLLA
- a CDS encoding metal-dependent hydrolase family protein, with the translated sequence MRRSIFGLAAFVLLVALASAAFAEQYDIPAEVTLFKNVNIFDGEREKLLEDYDVLVVGNRIKKIAEEIEVADTYEIDVKTGGLRRAEAGKTHSCDFMSSGAVDVMIYDPVKMERHAVKVNVIDGKGRTLMPGLIDAHWHTMFAVRTISTMMNTDLGYLAIAAAEGSRETLLRGFTTVRDAGGNVFGVKRAIDEGLVDGPRIYPSGPYIGQTSGHGDFRGPNAVPEKPTASYNYLQRTHSFIADGVPEVIKRTREILRMGASQIKAHAGGGVSSAYDPLDVTEYTFEEAKAVCDVARTWNTYVMIHVNTDAAIRQWVEAGAMSVEHGFFIEKDTAKLMARKGVWWSMQPLMNDEDAFVFDNPRSQAKYEQAVKGLDTAVEYTKKYKVKTAFGTDMLFDPALAAKQGKFLAKLKRWYTPFEALKMATRDNAELLKLCGPRDPYPGELGVVREGALADLILVEGNPLENLDLVADPDNNFLVIMKDGKIYKNTVH
- a CDS encoding vitamin B12-dependent ribonucleotide reductase; amino-acid sequence: MPELKMPANLPDPIINENAKIVLQRRYQRKDTEGVVYETVKELFWRVASAIAAEEAKYERSTVKPAKLARDFYDLMTSYRFLPNSPTLMNAGTDLGQLAACFVLPVADDIEGIFDAVKHAAMIHKSGGGTGFAFSRLRAKDSVVGSTGGVASGPLSFLKIFNCATEQIKQGGTRRGANMGILRIDHPDIMEFIKAKERDGELNNFNLSVGLTEAFMQAVNEKADYNLIAPNTGEAVGTLNARDVFNILVQKAWESGDPGIVFLDRINRDNPTPALGEIESTNPCGEQPLLPYEACNLGSINLGLCFAKGRNGKDSEIDWDELKRIIHLSVRFLDNVIDASVYPLDQITEMVGKNRKIGLGVMGWADLLYQLQIPYNSQTAVDMAERVMKFVQAESRSASKQLATERGQFPAYPESTFGKANLGPYRNATTTTIAPTGTLSIIAGCSSGVEPLFALSFVRNVMDNDKLVETNPYFEAALNSADAYSGKLMEEIAKVGSIKKMDHLPEHLRHVYVTSMDIEPIWHLKMQAAFQKYTDNAVSKTVNLPNSATKEDIWDIYWKAYEYGCKGVTVYRDGSKTSQVLCTGDGDKKKEAAKQGKSIVKDRPDVIYGFTQKIPTGLGMLFLTVNEVDNKPFEVFATIGKSGGSITAKAEAIGRLVSLALRSGVEVREIVQQLKGIGGENPKFMKKHLVKSIPDAIAYVFESRYLSGDHVDGQVASLNRELCPECGEPLVFEEGCHICKSCAYTKCGG